A genomic segment from uncultured Desulfuromonas sp. encodes:
- a CDS encoding ATP-binding cassette domain-containing protein, which translates to MTTDNTTPLLEITNLTAHYAAAQALFGVDLKIHQGETVALVGANGAGKSTLLKCVMGLVTPTGGTIHLDGQPVTGSTPAAMVRHGLAFSPEGREVFPHLSVEENLTLGAMALKLRRGEQQARLDEVYQRFAKLKERRSQLAGTLSGGEQQMLAMGRALMAHPRLLLLDEPSLGLAPKITDEIFAIIHQLSRSGATILLVEQNAARALSGSDRAYLLANGEMVQQGQSDQLLNDPALRAAFLGAASHDSPQASRLGAAGLTNIRLEKPDMRQQNFMPAFDNEEQLKAHQLAGLQWTVRHAYEGSSFYRQQLDNAGVTPESIVSLDDLKRMPFTDANDLRDGYPFPLRAVPFEQIVRIHASSGTTGKRKVLCYTQKDLDDWTDFFARCYQMAGVTPLDRIQIAVGYGVWTAGMGFQLGCEKIGAMAVPVGPGNIDMQIQFLIDFQSTVFCSTASMALLMAEEIHHRGLADQINVKKIIYGSERSSKSMRRKISELFGGAELFDITGLTELYGPGTGIECSDHDCIHYWGDYYILEIIDPETLQPVPDGEWGEMVVTSLCKEAAPLIRYRTHDITRIIPGLCSCGNPLPRHSRIKGRSDDTIKFRGVNIYPSSLDTILSQVPGLGSEYQIHLSRDDDSARDRMRMVVERGQGVEAGRSAELIHEAVHQIKKQLLVSVELEVVDYGTLPRSEKKSQRVFDTRIQDEIV; encoded by the coding sequence ATGACAACGGATAACACAACACCACTACTGGAAATCACCAACCTCACCGCCCACTACGCAGCGGCCCAGGCCTTATTCGGCGTCGATCTAAAAATCCATCAAGGCGAAACCGTCGCCCTGGTCGGCGCCAACGGTGCCGGTAAAAGCACCCTGCTCAAGTGCGTCATGGGCCTGGTCACACCCACCGGCGGCACCATCCACCTCGATGGCCAGCCGGTCACCGGCAGCACTCCGGCAGCCATGGTGCGCCACGGACTGGCATTCTCCCCGGAAGGGCGCGAAGTGTTCCCACACCTCAGTGTTGAGGAGAACCTCACCCTCGGTGCCATGGCTCTCAAACTGCGGCGCGGCGAACAACAGGCCCGCCTCGACGAAGTCTATCAACGCTTTGCCAAGCTCAAAGAGCGGCGCAGCCAACTCGCCGGTACCCTGTCCGGCGGCGAACAGCAGATGCTCGCCATGGGCCGGGCACTGATGGCCCACCCGCGCCTACTGCTGCTCGACGAACCGAGCCTCGGCCTGGCGCCGAAAATCACCGATGAAATCTTTGCTATTATCCATCAACTGTCGCGTAGCGGCGCCACCATCCTGCTTGTGGAGCAGAATGCTGCCCGTGCCCTGAGCGGTTCCGACCGCGCCTATCTGCTGGCCAACGGTGAAATGGTTCAGCAGGGGCAAAGCGACCAGTTGCTCAATGATCCGGCTCTACGTGCCGCCTTTTTAGGGGCAGCCAGCCATGACAGTCCCCAGGCCAGCCGCCTCGGCGCCGCCGGTCTGACCAATATCCGTTTGGAGAAACCCGATATGCGTCAACAAAACTTTATGCCCGCGTTTGACAACGAAGAACAACTCAAAGCCCACCAGCTGGCCGGTCTACAGTGGACCGTGCGCCACGCCTATGAGGGGTCGAGTTTTTACCGCCAGCAACTCGATAATGCCGGGGTCACACCCGAAAGCATCGTCAGCCTCGACGACTTGAAGCGCATGCCGTTCACCGATGCCAACGACTTGCGTGATGGCTATCCGTTTCCGCTGCGTGCTGTGCCGTTTGAGCAGATCGTCCGCATCCACGCCAGCTCCGGCACCACCGGTAAGCGCAAAGTGTTGTGCTATACCCAGAAGGACCTCGACGACTGGACTGACTTTTTCGCCCGCTGCTACCAGATGGCCGGGGTCACGCCGTTGGACCGCATCCAGATTGCTGTCGGCTACGGCGTGTGGACGGCCGGGATGGGCTTCCAGCTTGGCTGCGAGAAGATCGGTGCCATGGCCGTGCCGGTTGGGCCGGGCAACATCGACATGCAGATCCAGTTCCTGATTGATTTCCAGTCGACGGTGTTCTGTTCCACGGCCTCCATGGCTTTGTTGATGGCGGAAGAGATTCACCATCGCGGTCTGGCCGACCAGATCAACGTCAAGAAAATCATCTACGGGTCTGAGCGCTCGTCAAAGTCAATGCGGCGTAAAATCTCCGAACTGTTCGGCGGTGCCGAGCTGTTCGACATCACCGGACTCACGGAATTGTACGGTCCGGGCACCGGCATCGAATGCTCCGATCACGACTGCATCCACTACTGGGGCGACTATTACATCCTGGAAATTATCGACCCGGAAACCCTCCAGCCCGTACCCGACGGCGAATGGGGCGAGATGGTGGTGACCAGTTTATGCAAGGAAGCAGCTCCGTTGATCCGTTACCGCACCCACGACATCACCCGTATCATTCCCGGACTGTGTAGCTGCGGCAATCCGCTGCCGCGCCATTCGCGCATCAAGGGCCGCTCCGATGACACCATCAAGTTCCGTGGCGTTAATATCTACCCGAGCAGCCTCGATACCATCCTCTCCCAGGTGCCGGGGCTGGGCAGCGAATACCAGATCCACCTCAGCCGCGACGACGATTCGGCTCGTGACCGCATGCGCATGGTGGTGGAGCGCGGCCAGGGCGTCGAGGCCGGGCGCAGTGCTGAACTGATTCACGAGGCGGTGCATCAGATCAAGAAACAGCTGCTGGTCAGCGTCGAGCTGGAAGTGGTGGACTACGGCACGCTGCCGCGTTCGGAGAAGAAGAGTCAGCGGGTGTTTGATACGCGGATTCAGGATGAGATTGTCTGA